In Trichocoleus sp., the genomic stretch ACTTGTTCAGGAAGCAGCTCAGGCTGGAGAAACGGGGTTGGATGTACTGATGAGCTACTTACGAGAGCGGCAACCTCATCCAGCAGGAATTGTGGAAGGTAAGATTTATCAAGTCTTGCTTAAAGCCGATCGTCCCGAAACAAGAGCTTTTCTGGAAACCCAGTTTCCTCAAGGAATTGTGCCGCTGAAGTCCGATCGTGGTATTGACTACAATCAACTCCAGAAGCTCCTGGCACAACAAGAGTTTGAAGCTGCCGATCGCCTCACCATTGAAAAACTCTGTGAATTAGCAGGCTCGTTAGCAATCCAGCGGAAATGGCTTTATTTCACTGAAGTCGAAAAGTTCCCCAGCACCGACCTACGGACGATCGATACCCTGTGGCAAGTTTACTCAGAAGGGAAGTTTGGCTATTCGGTACAGCGCGAACTCTGGCTAGGAGCGGGAAAGAACTGGGAGAAGCTCTGGTTCCAAATTGGTTGGAAAAACGGCAACAACTGGACACGCTATCCGCAAGAGTTTACGTGGAATTTGACGGCTCCCAGAGGTCATTTACCCCTGTCTAACCAATTACGCGGTGTTCGAGTCATTGCGGCACTGCTGGCTCACCCTACCTGGACGAGTTAATTCAATCGCGTTTTTATCCCTCGTCTCTACCGATCGCTTGCCCTGCAATCCATCCCGTTGTCCAGGCACTTTGAAAGTTAAACCCACCTGTCACGCCATCAATATCT encodes the following:
- a CDS encoding GUN4 N-terminal ARM-like repeat domain-containing protein, whose amino-acid sequence is MYNVQPFDIRSADPCSSDPSVTAYMTDLLDRLKSESLKNQLQLVQEAAQAGETGLDVLMSYLRERQPHPAGIVEGKIYQVLLKADRPETRAFLETQFPQGIVPLKSDRGIDYNQLQKLLAQQEFEAADRLTIEKLCELAGSLAIQRKWLYFTEVEKFPSTDLRTIDTLWQVYSEGKFGYSVQRELWLGAGKNWEKLWFQIGWKNGNNWTRYPQEFTWNLTAPRGHLPLSNQLRGVRVIAALLAHPTWTS